One genomic segment of Plasmodium vivax chromosome 9, whole genome shotgun sequence includes these proteins:
- a CDS encoding WD domain, G-beta repeat domain containing protein (encoded by transcript PVX_091690A), translating to MKNEKSGQPVGDTKTFNTCFDNVDLNWACLRNKRLSDGPGFSFFYECAHDRSILSLSLDESGTHMATGSADHSIRIHNLKNLSTTKELYHKKCGHYDWVNEVFFTKRNEVLSGGLDGKICLWNTSYSCKPPKVNKIMNSSEYSEQEKKVSKVNFKASTNVTTCKEMYAHHSTISDMKFDKKNEKCITSSYDKTLKLFDIKKFQQLAIYEGSHTHPITKFLWLKDKIISADKSGSVCVFDVGSCQEMLQAKNTHSGNVGALNYFYLYKNGDSNFVSKLADGKKKGNGPKFEAAIFTGDDHLVEKQNNGRKQSSKKDAAHTTQAVNVLEKNDDHLNVCNDKIPLIVTGGQNDGIIKIRDFRIFHKYISFKKLHTASINSIVTYNVNNRTYIITCSADGYCYQFEIHSICSSNMNNYLKKIAVKEPILSARYIGNHLLLVGSAFGNLFLLNFADCSGSNLTLGQKKNLAAVGEGPLQLSALDGADNWQTALPSEEGAKPNKDILWAFGACRKGGINCIECIFVYDEKKACADEFEICSIVTGGDDGLPCLLSIPNSYV from the exons atgaagaatgaaaaaagtgGACAACCTGTCGGGGATACGAAGACATTCAACACGTGCTTCGATAACGTAGATTTGAACTGGGCCTGTTTAAGAAACAAAAGGTTGAGCGATGGGCCGggtttctccttcttctatGAGTGCGCGCATGACCGGTCGATATTGTCTCTTTCGCTGGACGAGAGTG gcACCCACATGGCCACGGGCAGCGCGGACCACTCCATCCGCATACACAACCTGAAAAACCTGTCCACCACGAAAGAACTGTACCATAAGAAGTGCGGGCACTACGACTGGGTGAACGAGGTGTTCTTTACCAAAAGAAATGAAGTCCTTTCGGGGGGTCTCGATGGAAAGATATGTCTGTGGAATACCAGCTACTCATGCAAACCTccaaaagtaaataaaattatgaacagttcagaaTATTctgaacaggaaaaaaaagtcagcAAAGTCAATTTTAAAGCTTCTACCAATGTAACGACATGCAAAGAAATGTATGCACACCATTCCACCATTAGTGACATGAagtttgataaaaaaaacgaaaaatgcaTAACGAGCAGTTACGATAAAACGTTAAAACTGTTCGACATAAAGAAATTTCaacagctagccatttaTGAAGGAAGTCACACACATCCCATAACGAAATTTTTATGGTtaaaggataaaataatatctGCAGATAAAAGCGGAAGTGTGTGCGTTTTCGATGTGGGAAGTTGTCAGGAAATGCTCCAGGCGAAAAATACCCACTCTGGAAATGTGGGCgctttgaattatttttacctgtacaaaaatggggactcCAATTTTGTGAGCAAACTTGCggatggtaaaaaaaagggaaatggCCCAAAATTCGAAGCAGCCATTTTCACAGGTGATGATCATTTGGTGGAAAAGCAGAACAACGGTAGGAAGCAGTCAAGCAAGAAAGATGCCGCTCATACCACACAAGCGGTCAATGtgctggaaaaaaatgatgaccaCTTAAACGTATGTAATGATAAAATCCCTTTAATAGTAACAGGAGGACAAAACGATGGAATAATCAAAATTAGAGACTTTCgaatttttcacaaatataTTAGCTTCAAAAAGTTGCACACAGCTAGCATCAATTCGATCGTAACGTATAATGTTAACAATAGGACGTACATCATTACCTGTTCCGCTGATGGGTACTGTTACCAATTCGAGATCCACAGCATTTGCTCTTCAAATATGAAcaattatttgaagaaaattgcCGTTAAGGAACCTATTCTTTCTGCGAGGTACATTGGGAACCACCTCCTCTTGGTGGGCTCAGCTTTTGGAAATTTATTCCTCCTAAATTTTGCTGACTGTTCAGGGAGTAACTTAACTttgggacaaaaaaaaaatttggctGCTGTTGGGGAGGGGCCTCTCCAGTTAAGTGCCCTAGATGGTGCAGACAATTGGCAAACCGCTTTACCCTCAGAGGAGGGCGCCAAGCCGAACAAGGACATCTTGTGGGCCTTTGGCGCCTGCAGGAAGGGCGGCATTAACTGCATAGAATGCATTTTTGTATAcgacgaaaaaaaggcgtgtGCAGATGAATTCGAAATTTGCAGCATCGTGACGGGGGGAGACGACGGGCTGCCCTGCTTGCTCTCCATCCCCAATTCGTATGTGTAG
- a CDS encoding hypothetical protein, conserved (encoded by transcript PVX_091695A), producing MANSSALFKAFVVGSPVCILLLNEIKRVKRLRDDEKLNKSLFIKNFHKSNITKKGPNGSDHRGEPKSDQVSAPEGEEEEALNYFYGKAWGYTTDYEIDLSLNTGDLIFIKYDLENVNLIKKVLLKMNRYVQQRSNSNSSVDDYDEVGIILKKHNISYVYIQNVLNGKDKLIRYSHFLQKYKPTVLSLRRFITDDEEIKKELHKNILQSVEQTVQQSVEQTKIRSSSILFNLLRNVCRQRILIRRNANDSPPKKDCLCNDSHSMCKQISYNIDANNLINMLIFRSFNLFFYFVSYLNEQALKCSPLAPEHVLLQNVSSDVPCRGKGHSCIIDNQNGLQGYEFPVGNSLTRFEFIEGDSSEVAIPGDTPNRKKASSFYNPPREVAKEMENFLSLLLENEYTLMDSTEYMNRVLRKGRNHPTEDAHKEGQPNHFANKMKKQIEKVSLMFKRSSVTNSHVYEIYRNTNLLPSIKNYDPPPSLFLCLNNFYKPINGRNIQRDTFSVPKLTNLFHVRQEEAEKLQRYFYQFNRVPKS from the coding sequence ATGGCCAACTCCTCGGCCCTCTTTAAAGCATTCGTAGTGGGGTCCCCGGTCTGCATTCTCCTacttaatgaaataaaaagagtgAAGCGTCTAAGAGACGACGAAAAGTTAAACAAAAGcttgtttataaaaaatttccacaAAAGTAACATCACCAAGAAGGGACCAAATGGGAGTGATCACAGGGGGGAACCCAAGTCTGACCAAGTCAGTGCCcccgagggggaggaagaagaagcgctGAACTACTTTTACGGCAAAGCATGGGGATACACCACCGATTACGAAATTGACTTGAGCTTAAATACAGgcgatttaatttttataaagtacGACttagaaaatgtaaatttaattaaaaaggttcttctaaaaatgaacagataCGTGCAACAGAGAAGCAACAGCAATAGCAGTGTGGACGACTACGACGAGGTGGggatcattttaaaaaaacataacatCAGTTATGTGTACATTCAAAATGTCCTAAATGGGAAAGACAAGTTAATTCGCtattctcattttttgcaaaaatataaacccACCGTTTTATCTCTCAGAAGATTCATTACAGATGatgaggaaataaaaaaggagttgcacaaaaatattttacaaagtgTAGAACAAACTGTGCAACAAAGTGTAGAACAAACGAAGATAAGGagctcctccattttgtttaatcTTTTGCGTAATGTGTGTAGGCAAAGGATACTCATACGTCGCAATGCGAATGACtctcccccaaaaaaagattGCCTTTGTAATGATAGCCACTCCATGTGTAAGCAAATAAGCTACAATATAGACGCGAACAACTTAATTAATATGCTCATCTTCCGATCGtttaatttgttcttttattttgtttcctACCTGAATGAACAAGCGTTGAAATGTAGTCCACTTGCCCCTGAGCATgttcttttgcaaaatgtcTCCTCGGATGTACCCTGTAGGGGGAAGGGGCACTCTTGCATAATTGATAATCAAAATGGCCTACAAGGTTATGAGTTCCCAGTGGGTAATTCCCTGACGCGATTTGAATTCATCGAGGGGGACTCTTCAGAGGTGGCGATCCCGGGTGACACCCCCAACCGTAAGAAGGCAAGCAGTTTTTATAACCCCCCAAGAGAAGTCGccaaagaaatggaaaacttCCTCTCGCTGCTTCTCGAAAATGAATACACACTGATGGACTCCACAGAGTATATGAACAGAGTGCTACGGAAGGGAAGAAACCACCCAACGGAGGATGCTCACAAGGAAGGGCAGCCAaaccattttgcaaataaaatgaaaaagcaaATCGAAAAGGTCTCTCTAATGTTTAAAAGATCCTCCGTAACAAATTCTCATGTTTACGAAATTTACAGAAATACGAATTTGCTGCCctccataaaaaattatgatcctcccccttctctctttttatgtttaaacaatttttacaaacccATCAACGGGAGGAATATACAGCGTGATACGTTCAGCGTGCCCAAGCTGACCAACCTCTTTCACGTACGGCAGGAGGAGGCCGAGAAGTTGCAGAGATATTTCTACCAGTTCAATAGGGTCCCCAAGTCCTAG
- a CDS encoding circumsporozoite-protein related antigen, putative (encoded by transcript PVX_091700A): MKLLAAVFLLFCAILCNHALGDNVNGLGAGNPKKKSPKSKSPEPLIDVHELISEIVRKEEELVNMTKKKSNYKLATTVLASALGVVSAVLLGGAGLVFYNAGNGRHPFSLGGGKGGDAAPTEPTPAPTAPSATGLNDDGSSSGTESTS; this comes from the exons ATGAAACTCTTAGCAGccgtttttctccttttttgcgccatCCTTTGTAACCATGCTTTGGGAGATAATGTAAACGGGTTAGGTGCTGGCAACCCCAAGAAGAAGTCCCCCAAGAGCA AATCCCCAGAACCTCTCATTGACGTGCACGAGTTGATAAGCGAAATTGTcagaaaagaagaggaactcGTAAAcatgacgaagaagaaatcaAACTACAAATTGGCCACAACCGTTCTCGCTTCAGCCCTAGGTGTTGTATCAGCAGTGCTCTTAGGAGGTGCCGGATTAGTCTTTTATAATGCCGGAAACGGAAGACACCCATTCTCTCTTGGAGGTGGAAAGGGCGGTGATGCTGCTCCCACTGAGCCAACCCCAGCTCCAACCGCACCa TCCGCAACCGGCTTGAATGATGATGGAAGCAGCAGTGGCACCGAATCAACGTCATGA